One genomic region from Prunus persica cultivar Lovell chromosome G3, Prunus_persica_NCBIv2, whole genome shotgun sequence encodes:
- the LOC18782791 gene encoding lysM domain-containing protein ARB_03442 isoform X1 — translation MAKAGSKMALILNVILVLSLVLMISVAESRQVGSNIGFGGKKPAAVCAAVYGAEEGDTCTSVSEMFNLSLDFFLSINPNINCDNFFVGQWLCTAGSAN, via the exons ATGGCCAAGGCTGGTAGCAAAATGGCACTAATTCTTAACGTGATTCTAGTGCTCTCTCTTGTTCTAATGATTTCCGTAGCTGAGAGTAGACAAGTTGGCAGTAACA TTGGATTTGGAGGGAAAAAACCTGCCGCAGTTTGCGCTGCAGTTTATGGTGCAGAGGAGGGTGATACGTGTACTTCTGTTAGCGAGATGTTCAATTTGAGTTTGGATTTCTTCCTTTCTATCAACCCTAATATCAACTGCGACAACTTCTTTGTGGGTCAATGGCTTTGTACTGCAGGCAGTGCCAACTGA
- the LOC18782791 gene encoding lysM domain-containing protein ARB_03442 isoform X2: MAKAGSKMALILNVILVLSLVLMISVAESRQVGIGFGGKKPAAVCAAVYGAEEGDTCTSVSEMFNLSLDFFLSINPNINCDNFFVGQWLCTAGSAN; the protein is encoded by the exons ATGGCCAAGGCTGGTAGCAAAATGGCACTAATTCTTAACGTGATTCTAGTGCTCTCTCTTGTTCTAATGATTTCCGTAGCTGAGAGTAGACAAGTTGGCA TTGGATTTGGAGGGAAAAAACCTGCCGCAGTTTGCGCTGCAGTTTATGGTGCAGAGGAGGGTGATACGTGTACTTCTGTTAGCGAGATGTTCAATTTGAGTTTGGATTTCTTCCTTTCTATCAACCCTAATATCAACTGCGACAACTTCTTTGTGGGTCAATGGCTTTGTACTGCAGGCAGTGCCAACTGA